The DNA segment CGCGCACGACGCGGGCGGCGACACCTTCGACTTCGCCCTGGACCAGGACACCCTGCACCTGTCGATCACCGACGCCGTCGGCCACGGCGTCGTGTCGGCCCTGCTCGCGACCCTCGTGGTGTCCAGCCTGCGCAACAGCCGCCGCGCCCGCACCAGCGTCCTGGAGCAGGCGCAGCGGGCCGCGGCGGACCTCGCGGCCCACGCCACGCCCGAGCAGTACGTCACGGGCCAGCTCGTCCGCGTCGACATGGCCACCGGTACCTGCCAGGTGGTCAACGCCGGGCACGTGGCCCCGCTGCTCGTGCGCGACGGGCAGGTCACCGACGTCGTGCTCGACGCCGACCCGCCGTTCGGCCTCCTGCCGGGGTCCGCCTACCGGTCGCAGACCTTCCGGCTGCAGGCGGGCGACCGCCTGGTGCTGCTCACCGACGGCATGCTCGAGCGCGAGGCGGCCGGGGCCGACGTCCGCGGGGTGCTCCGGCAGGTGGTGGACCAGCACCCGCGCGAGGTGGTCCAGGTGCTCACCCGTGCGGTGCTCGCGGCGACGGAGGACCAGCTGAGGGACGACGCCACCGTCATGGTGGTCGACTGGTACGGCGGCCCCGAGGCACCCCGCACGGCGACCGCCGGCGCCACGCGGGACCGAGCCTCGACCTGAGGCGGCGGGCCGTGCCGGTCTGACGGAGCACCCGGCTGACCGACGGGCCCGGCTGACCGACGGGCCCGGCTGACGGGCGGGACCGGGTCAGGGGACGACGACGACCTTGCCGGACAGGGTGCCCGCGGCGGTACGGGCGTGGACGCCGGCCAGGTCGGCGAGCGGGACCCGCTCGGCGACGTCGACGGTGAGCTCGCCCCGGACCACGCGGGCGATGCGGTCTCGGCCGCCGCGGTCGGCGGGGCGGCGCCGCCGGTCGCCCTGGGACGTGGGACCGCAGGCGCGCCTCCTGACCGCGCCTACCCTCGTCGCGTGACCCGGTCGACCGACGCGACCCCGGGCGGCACGCTCGTGCTCACCGCCCACCCGGACTCCACGTCGCTCACCCACCACGCGGCGCGGCGGCTGCGGGACCTGCTGGGGCCGGACGACGTCACCGTCGCCCACCTCGCCCAGGAGGGCTTCGACCCGAGGTGGACCCTCGCCGACCGTCGGGCGTACCTCGGCCAGGCGACGCCTGGCCCCGACGTCCTCGCCGAGCACCGGCGCGTCGACCAGGCCGACCACCTGGTGCTGGTGTTCCCGGTGCAGTGGTGGTCGCTGCCCGCGCTGCTCAAGGGCTGGGTGGACCGGGTCCTCGTCGCCGGCTGGGCGTTCGACCTCGACGAGGACGGCACGGTCGTCCCACGGCTGCAGCGGCTCACCGTCCACCTGCTGCCCCTGTCCGGCACCTCGGCCGGCTCGTTCGACCGCCACGGGTACACCCGGTCCTTCCGCACGCAGCTCGAGCAGGGCGTCGTCGGCTACTGCGGCGCACGTGCAGGCGTCACCGCGTTCGTCCACGACTCCGAGAGCGGCGACCGGGAGGCCGTGGCCGCCGCCGTGGACCGGGCCGCGGGCAGCATCGCCACGAGCATCACCGGCACAGCCACCAGCACCAGCAGCGCCGGCACCACCGGCGCCCCGGTCGTCGCTCAGGAGGGCTGAGCGGCCCGTCCCCCGGGCCGCAGCGACTCCAACGTCGCCCACGCCGAGTCCAGCGCGGCCTCGAGCGGCCAGCTCGACCGCTCCGGCTGGCTGAGCAGGAGCCCGCCCTGGACCGCGGCGAGCACGGCCGCCGCCAGACGGTCGGGGTCGGCCCCCGGGTCGACGTGCCCGCCGGCCTGCATCCGGCGGACCCCGTCGGCCACGCGCGTGCGCCACCCGGTCCACCCCGCCCGCAGGAGCTCCGCGGTCTCGGCGTCCGTGGCGGCCATCTGCGCCGTCAGCGAGCCGATGGGGCAGGCCCACCGGCCGAGACCCAGGTAGTACTCCTCGAGGCCGCGGCGCCAGGCGGCCCAGGACTCCCACGTCGACAGGTCGCTGAGGTGTGGCTCCTGGGCGGCGAGGAGCTGCCTGCCCTCCCAGAGCGCCACCTCCCGGACGAGCTCCGCCTTGCCGCCGGGGAAGTAGTGGAACAGCTGGCTCTTGCTGGTCAGGGTCGCGGCACGGACGTCGTCGAGGCTCGTGCCGTCGATGCCGGCGTCGAGGATCCGCTGCGCCGTCGCCTCGACGATGCGACTCCTCGTGCGCCGCCCCTTCTCCGTCAGCTCGGCCACCTCATCAGCGTAGACGACTGGACCGTCCGGTCCAGCTGCTGCTAGGAATGGACCATGCAGTCCAACTCTGACGCCCTGTCCTCCCTCCCCCGCGACACCCGCCTCGCCGGCCGCACCGCCGTCGTCACCGGCTCCTCCAGCGGCATCGGCGAGGCGGTCGCCCGCGTGCTCGCCGCCTCCGGCGCCGAGGTGGTCGTCACCGGTCGCGACGCCCACCGCACCCAGGCCGTCGCCGACGCCGTGCGCGCCGACGGCGGCACCGCCCACGCGGTCACGGCCGACCTCGGCGCCTCGCCCGACGCCGTCCGCGCGTTCGCCCGCCGGGCGAGCGACGTGCTGGGCGGGCGCGTCGACATCCTCGTCAACAACGCCGGCGTCTACCCCGTCGGGCCCACGGCGACCACCTCCGACGCCGACCTCGAGGCGGTGTGGGCCACCAACGTCCGTGCCCCGCACGTCCTCGTGGGCGCGCTCGCCCCGGCCATGGCGGAGCGGGGCTCGGGCTCCGTCGTGGTCGTCGGGTCCTGGATGGCGCGCACGGGGGTCCCCTTCGGCGCCGCCTACACCGCGAGCAAGGCCGCGGTCGAGCAGTTCACCCGCACCTGGGCCGCGGAGTACGGCCCGAGCGGCGTCCGCGTCAACACGGTCGCGCCCGGCGCCACGTCCACCCCGGGCAACGCCGGCTCCGAGGACGCGCTGGCCGCGATGACCGCGGGCACCCCGGCGGGGCGCCCGGTCCGCCCGGTCGACATCGCCACCGCCGTCCGCTGGCTGGTGAGCGACGAGGCGGTGTTCGTCCACGGCGCGCTGCTCGACGTCGACGGCGGCCTGTCGGCCACCCGGTTCACCGCCGCCGCCTGAGCCTCATCCCCAGCGGACCGGCGGCGTGAGCTGCAGCCGGTCCACAGATCACAGAACGGTAACGGTGCCGAAACCTTACGAAACTCTCTGTCACGACCCGCCGCGTGACCGGTAACACAGACGTGCACCGCCCGTTCCTGCCCGACCGGCCGCCGACGTGGGCGGCCGGCCCGGGGCAGGTCCTGGCCCACGCCCGGGCGGTCGCAGCGTCATCGGGCACCGACGCCGGGTGGCACGACGGGAGGACACACCATGGACCGCAGCAGCGCCCCGCCGACGGACGTGACGGACGACCGGGAGACCACCGCACCGGGGCACCTGAGCCGCCGGACCTTCGTGGGCGCCTCGGTCGTGGGGGCCGCGCTCGCCGCCACCTCCGGAGGGCTGCCGGCGACGGCCGCCGTCGCCGGGGCCCCCGTGGTCACCGTCGACCCGGCGGGCATCCCGTGGGTCGGCGCCGGGAGCACGGCCCCGGTCCGGCCGTTCCGGCTGCACGAGCTCACCCTGGGACCGGGCCTCATGGCCGAGAAGCGCGACCGCATGAAGGCGTTCCTGCGGCAGTACGACGAGCGCCGCTTCCTCGTGCTGTTCAACCAGCAGGCGGGCCGGCCCAACCCGCCCGGCGTCGCCGTGCCGGGTGGCTGGGAGGACGGCGGCCTGCTGAGCGGCCACTGGGCGGGGCACTACATGACCGCCCTCGCGCAGGCGCACGCCGACGCCGGCGAGCAGGTGTTCAAGGACAAGCTCGACTGGATGGTGTCCGAGCTCGCCGCCTGCCAGGAGGCGATCACGGCCCGCCTCGGCACCGGCGGCGGCGGGCCCCTCCCCGAGCCCGTGGTCGGCCGCGTCGCCGGGCGCCACGGGAAGGGCCTTCGGCTCAACGGGCCGAGCCAGGCCCAGCACGTCCGGCTGCCGCAGGAGACCGTGTCGCAGCTCAGGGCCTTCACCGTCGCGACCTGGGTCAACCTGGGCTCGGAAGCCACCTGGTCCCGGGTGTTCGACTTCGGCTCCAGCACGGCCGTCAACATGTTCCTCACCCCGCGGGCCGGGGTCGCGGGGACGCCCCCGCGCTTCGCCATCACCGTCGGCGGCTCCGGCGCCGAGCAGCAGCTCACGGGGACGCAGCCGCTGCCGGTCGGGCAGTGGGTGCACCTGGCGGTGACCCTCGCCGACGGCGTGGGGACGCTCTACGTGGACGGCACGCCGGTCGCCACGAACCCCGCCATGACGCTGGACCCGTCCTCCCTCGGCGTCCCCGGAAACGTCTGGATCGGCCGCTCGCACTACGGCGACGCCCCGCTGGACGCGACGCTCGACGAGTTCCACGTGTTCGACCGCGCGCTGTCGCCCGCGGAGGTCGCCTCGCTCACCACGTCGGCGGCCGGCACCACCGGCGGCGGCAACATCGCCTGGTACGGCTTCGAGGAGGACGGCGGCACGACGGCGCTGGACTCCTCCGCCAACGGCCGGGACGCGGGCATCGTCGCCGTGGTCACCGACACCCGGCTCTGGACGCCCACCCACCCGGGCTACCTGGGCGCGATCCCCGAGGACGCCGTCATCCGGCTCGGTCCCCCGCGGTTCGCCGTCTACGGCGGGGACCTGTCGGCGAACGTCTGGGCCCCCTGGTACACCCAGCACAAGATCATGCGGGGCCTGCTGGACGCCTACGTCCTCACCGGAAACGAGACGGCCCGGGACGTCGTGGTGCGGATGGCCGGCTGGGCGCACCTGGCCCTCACGGTCGGGGACGCGCGCCACCCCGACTACACCGGCGGCCCGACGCGCGACGACCTGGACCTGATGTGGGACACCTACATCGCGGGCGAGTACGGCGGCGCGAACGAGGTGTTCCCCGAGCTCTACGCCCTCACCGGCGACGAGACCCACCTGCGGACCGCGACGCTGTTCGACAACCGGGAGTCGCTGTTCCAGGCCACGGTCGAGGACCGGGACATCCTCGTGGTCACCGACCCCGCCGCGTACGGCCGGCGCCGTCCCGCCCGGCTGCACGCCAACCAGCACGTGCCGGGCTTCACCGGCTACCTGCGGGTGTACGAGCAGTCGGGCGACCGCGACTACCTCGACGCCGCGGCGCACTTCTTCGGCATGGTGGTCCCGCACCGGATGTTCGCCAACGGCGGCACCGGCGGCAACTACCCGGGGTCCAACAACAACATCGAGATGCTGCAGAACCGGGACAACATCGCGAACGCCATCGCGGCCGGCGGGTCCGAGAGCTGCACCACCTACAACCTGTCCAAGCTCGCGACGAACCTGTTCTTCCACGACCAGGACCCCCGCTACATGGAGTACGTCGAGCGGGCGCTGTTCAACCAGCTCGCCGGGACGCGCGCCGACACCGCGAGCACGGCGAACCCGCAGGTGACGTACTTCCAGCCGCTCACGCCCGGGGTGGGGAAGTCCTACGGCAACACCGGGACCTGCTGCGGCGGGACGGGTCTGGAGGTGCACACCAAGCACCAGGAGACGGTCTTCGCCCGCTCGGCCGACGGGTCGACCCTGTACGTCAACCAGTACATGAGCACGACGCTGGACTGGGCGGAGCGGGGCTTCACCGTCACGCAGACGACCGGCTTCCCACGGGCGCACACCTCGCGCCTGACCGTCGACGGGAGCGGCAGGCTCGAGCTGCGGCTCCGTGTCCCACACTGGGCGACGAAGGGGTTCCGGGTCAGCGTGGGCGGGGTCGCCGTGGCCACCGGCAGGCCGGGGACGTACGTCTCGGTCGACCGCACGTGGTCGCCCGGCGACGTGGTCGAGGTCTCCATGCCGTTCTCGGTCCGCGTCGAGCGGGCCCTCGACCGGCCCGACACCCAGTCGGTGTTCTGGGGACCGCTGCTCATGCCGCTCCTGGGCCGGGAGGAGGACGGCGGGTTCCGCGAGCTCAGCCTCTACCGGCACCTGCGCCTGGACGGGGACTACGGCCGCGCGGTCACCCCGGCAGGCACCACCGCCGCCGGCGACCCGCTCCTGGCTGCCGGCGGGTGGACGCTGCGCCCCTGGTACGTCGGCGACACCGAGGCGCACTCGGCGTACTTCCGCCGCGTCGAGCCGACCGTCGTCTTCGGGGCGCTCGACACCGGCGTGCCGAACCGGACGAGGGACGACGACCTGCCCCGCTACGACGTGCCGGAGGCCGGCGTCACCTCCCCCGGTGACGACGGCCTCACCTTCCTCGACGTCGTATGGGACGGCGCGCCGTTCCCGACCCTCGGCCGCTTCGTCTCGCGCGTGGCGGCCACGGCGGCGGACTTCGTGGCGCGCGGGCGCATGAGCGAGGCCGAGAAGGCCACGGTCGTCCGGGCTGCGGGCCGGTCCCGCAGCGAGCTCCTCCCCTGAGCGCCGGCACCTTCGGCGAGCAGGAGCTGTGGGAGCCCGCGACCCGGGCGGACCCCCACGGCTTCTACGCCCGGGTGCGCCGGGCGGGCCGGCCTGTGCCCCAGGTCGACCCGTCCGGGCGGCGGTGGTGGGTGGTCGCCGGC comes from the Aquipuribacter hungaricus genome and includes:
- a CDS encoding TetR/AcrR family transcriptional regulator codes for the protein MAELTEKGRRTRSRIVEATAQRILDAGIDGTSLDDVRAATLTSKSQLFHYFPGGKAELVREVALWEGRQLLAAQEPHLSDLSTWESWAAWRRGLEEYYLGLGRWACPIGSLTAQMAATDAETAELLRAGWTGWRTRVADGVRRMQAGGHVDPGADPDRLAAAVLAAVQGGLLLSQPERSSWPLEAALDSAWATLESLRPGGRAAQPS
- a CDS encoding PP2C family protein-serine/threonine phosphatase, yielding PASRAAPGAVAAGGTPAGAALRTQQVQIEAAEAAAGEDPEQVRVFAPVTARGEAVGVLELLLAGPPDEVQLAYLGEAAHALAYVVIADRRYTDLYEWGQRSVPLSLQAEIQRRLLPGSYTCEAGRFTLAGWQVPAHDAGGDTFDFALDQDTLHLSITDAVGHGVVSALLATLVVSSLRNSRRARTSVLEQAQRAAADLAAHATPEQYVTGQLVRVDMATGTCQVVNAGHVAPLLVRDGQVTDVVLDADPPFGLLPGSAYRSQTFRLQAGDRLVLLTDGMLEREAAGADVRGVLRQVVDQHPREVVQVLTRAVLAATEDQLRDDATVMVVDWYGGPEAPRTATAGATRDRAST
- a CDS encoding SDR family NAD(P)-dependent oxidoreductase, with the protein product MQSNSDALSSLPRDTRLAGRTAVVTGSSSGIGEAVARVLAASGAEVVVTGRDAHRTQAVADAVRADGGTAHAVTADLGASPDAVRAFARRASDVLGGRVDILVNNAGVYPVGPTATTSDADLEAVWATNVRAPHVLVGALAPAMAERGSGSVVVVGSWMARTGVPFGAAYTASKAAVEQFTRTWAAEYGPSGVRVNTVAPGATSTPGNAGSEDALAAMTAGTPAGRPVRPVDIATAVRWLVSDEAVFVHGALLDVDGGLSATRFTAAA
- a CDS encoding NAD(P)H-dependent oxidoreductase, whose translation is MTRSTDATPGGTLVLTAHPDSTSLTHHAARRLRDLLGPDDVTVAHLAQEGFDPRWTLADRRAYLGQATPGPDVLAEHRRVDQADHLVLVFPVQWWSLPALLKGWVDRVLVAGWAFDLDEDGTVVPRLQRLTVHLLPLSGTSAGSFDRHGYTRSFRTQLEQGVVGYCGARAGVTAFVHDSESGDREAVAAAVDRAAGSIATSITGTATSTSSAGTTGAPVVAQEG
- a CDS encoding beta-L-arabinofuranosidase domain-containing protein gives rise to the protein MDRSSAPPTDVTDDRETTAPGHLSRRTFVGASVVGAALAATSGGLPATAAVAGAPVVTVDPAGIPWVGAGSTAPVRPFRLHELTLGPGLMAEKRDRMKAFLRQYDERRFLVLFNQQAGRPNPPGVAVPGGWEDGGLLSGHWAGHYMTALAQAHADAGEQVFKDKLDWMVSELAACQEAITARLGTGGGGPLPEPVVGRVAGRHGKGLRLNGPSQAQHVRLPQETVSQLRAFTVATWVNLGSEATWSRVFDFGSSTAVNMFLTPRAGVAGTPPRFAITVGGSGAEQQLTGTQPLPVGQWVHLAVTLADGVGTLYVDGTPVATNPAMTLDPSSLGVPGNVWIGRSHYGDAPLDATLDEFHVFDRALSPAEVASLTTSAAGTTGGGNIAWYGFEEDGGTTALDSSANGRDAGIVAVVTDTRLWTPTHPGYLGAIPEDAVIRLGPPRFAVYGGDLSANVWAPWYTQHKIMRGLLDAYVLTGNETARDVVVRMAGWAHLALTVGDARHPDYTGGPTRDDLDLMWDTYIAGEYGGANEVFPELYALTGDETHLRTATLFDNRESLFQATVEDRDILVVTDPAAYGRRRPARLHANQHVPGFTGYLRVYEQSGDRDYLDAAAHFFGMVVPHRMFANGGTGGNYPGSNNNIEMLQNRDNIANAIAAGGSESCTTYNLSKLATNLFFHDQDPRYMEYVERALFNQLAGTRADTASTANPQVTYFQPLTPGVGKSYGNTGTCCGGTGLEVHTKHQETVFARSADGSTLYVNQYMSTTLDWAERGFTVTQTTGFPRAHTSRLTVDGSGRLELRLRVPHWATKGFRVSVGGVAVATGRPGTYVSVDRTWSPGDVVEVSMPFSVRVERALDRPDTQSVFWGPLLMPLLGREEDGGFRELSLYRHLRLDGDYGRAVTPAGTTAAGDPLLAAGGWTLRPWYVGDTEAHSAYFRRVEPTVVFGALDTGVPNRTRDDDLPRYDVPEAGVTSPGDDGLTFLDVVWDGAPFPTLGRFVSRVAATAADFVARGRMSEAEKATVVRAAGRSRSELLP